The Andrena cerasifolii isolate SP2316 chromosome 14, iyAndCera1_principal, whole genome shotgun sequence genome contains the following window.
CAACAAACGACGCAGCTCAGCGATTCGATTATGTATGTATCACTTTGTAATTAATCTCCCTTCTTTCGCTTTAAACAGAGTCGGGTGTCGTTAAtagtataaatttcattttagaGAAATAGCAGTCGAAAGCGCGCGCAGAGATGCAAAATCGTCGGAAGTCATAGACATTGATAATAATTCAGCTCGCAACAGTGGGACGTGTTGTATCAACGAGTCCACGGCGGGAAACTTACATGTGTTGACGTGCCCGATATGTTACGAAGAACTGTCTTCTAAACTGAAACCTATGTCTACGCGCTGCGGGCATATATTTTGCTCGCATTGCTTAGAACAAATTATGCGTACCTCAAGAAAATGTCCAACGTGTCAAAGAGCCATTAAACACCGAGCTTGTACCCGCTTATACTTCTAGTttatatcttctttttttatatttattcgcatttcaactttctctctctctctctctctctctctctctctctcaaaatatatatatatatatcagtatTAGTGTAACAAGTTCTGATTTGAAtctattttattgtttaaaaaagggcaaattattaacaaattattcgtATGTAAGAAAATTCCAATAATAATTCGATAATATATAATTCTAGTTACACAAACATTGATACCTTAaacgaatacaaattttaacaaTACTCAGAATATgttgtcaattttttttatgtgttCATTGTAATAGTTTAGTAAGATCTGAGTGTGCTTCTGACTTTAAAGACAATTTTCGCGCAAGTGGGCATTCAAATGTAACGAGTTCAATGTTTACACTTTGTTGCCACCTTAAAGTGCCCTTCAGGATGTACATGGCACAACATGAAAAGACTGTATTGTCCTCTCCGAGTCTAAACAGATGAAGTTCGTCTGCCGATATAACTGTGTAATTTAAGTAGCGTCGTATATCATTTGGTTTAGTGTAATTGAGAAATGTTcaagaaaaaggaaaacagcATGACGTACTTTCTCGGCGGCACCGCAGTCGGGATGGCAGGTAATCGTAACTTTAAACATTCCCAGTGGATATATTTTCTCGCACCGGACACCCTTATTGCACAGTTTATGTTCATAGCTGGCCTCTTAGTcgggaaattaatttcaaaatcaaCTACGAACATTCAAAGTTTCGGTAAGTTTCTATTAGCGTTCTACGTCGAGTAAGAAACTGCGCGATTACTGATATCCTTAATTATTATTTCCACAGAACCTGGAATTCCTACCAGAGAAAGCGGAACTGTACACAAATACTCTCAGGATGATAATATTcataatccatattttcataaaaatatacatTGTCATACGCGGTCTCGAAGCGCGTCTCGATATGAAACTAACAGCCGTTCAGAACAACCGGTATCTGCAACTTCTTTGACAAAATTAAACGATTTCAACGGTAATATCAACTACTACGTTCCCGAAGAGAAATGTGCAAATGTACAGAAGATTTCTTGCAATAATAATCAGCTACTTAATATGAGCATGGAAAACAACGCTGGATATAATTTGTCTGATGAAGTTTTCCCGGATCGTAAGGAAGAGGAGGAATATAATAACTCTCGTATCTCTAACACCCGAAATGCAGGACGTAAACCATCGTGTGTAACTCAATCGAACAGTCCTGGTTCAACAAATACGGAGCATAAAGATCcttcgaagataataaatatcgAAAGCGTGAACAGTTCTAACGTAAAAGATGCGAAAAGCTGTAGTAGCATAGAAATGCCAGAAACGTCTAACGATTTGTCTAGCGACTCCCACGTTGACGATAGCTCTGTTTGCAGCAATATTCAGAACACAAACAATTCTACGACTCTTTCGAAAATATTACAAAGTGCAAGTTACAGAGTCATGTGTAACAGTATTTCACAGTCTAACTATGAAGAGGAAGAATGGATCTCGCGCTCTAGTTCCTCTGAAGAGTTTTACGACGCTGATTTAATATCGTCCACGAGGGAAAATAATTTAGGTGTTATGTAAAGCTAAGAAATCGGAGAATATCTACTATTTTTATAGAATTAAGGAGTTACGTTAAAGAGAATACTACTACGTTACTTTGTTATACTACATTGATACTAATAGAAGCAAATAAACTGTTTTCTTGCGATTATAATATACCACACGCTGAGCTATCGTTTCTATTTCGCAGCATTACCAAATTTGGATTGAAGAAATATCTCTCGAGCGACCCTTCGAAAAAACATCGCTCCGCACGCACCAACCTAATACGATTTAAATACCATCGGCTCGCAGCAAGCGATGGTTGGTCGCATTTACCGTTTCCATATTTACATCCAGGCTCCGCCGATTGTCGCTTGGCAAATAGATAAAATGTGCTCTGCTATTCCCAAGAAACACGTTGCTTAAATTTTGCGTCTTAAGAACGCATCCTCTCGCGTCCCTGTACGCATTCGTTATATTCGCGGAAAGAGATCGCGCGTACGTTGCAATTATGTTTCGATCCTCGAGGGTCGGTTttaagagagagagggagagagagagaagagaaaaaagaaCAGTAGGAATCTCATTATTATTTCCGACCGTGCGATCTATTCGTCGCTGGTCGAGTTGGAAATGTACTAGACACCGTCGGCTCTAGCTTTTCCTTTTCAATTACGCGAGGATTCACGGACGGAACGGCCAGTCGCACACCTGCGGTGCGCTTAAATGCCAGTGTTTTTGATCTCGGCCAGCCACGGTGTATTACCAGACGTGCACGCATCAGGGGCAGGTATCGCCGATAGCTGTATCAGCTGTTCCGCAAAATAAAAAGTCGCGCCGCGATATGGAAATGATCGACAGCCTGACGGAGAATCAGGAGAATAGCGACGAGGATGCGGCCACGTCCGAGGACAGGAGCGACTGCTTGTCGGAAACGTTCGAGGGAAACGCGAACTGGTGCTACATGTCCGACTCCATTCTCCTCAATATCTTTAAATACCTGACACCGAAGGAACTGACAATCGCTGGGGAGGTGTGCAGGTCATGGCACAGAGTGTCTCGCGACGAGTTCCTCTGGAAAGATTTGTTCTACCAGATCTATAAAATAGACCCGGATATCGGCATTAAGCCAGGTTaactttatttgtttatttataaaccCTCACACTGTGGAGAATAACACCTTTGCGAGTCGAGAGCATGTGTATGAAATGTCATTCTTTTTCTATCAGATATCGTGTTTCTCAATGATCCATGTACCTCGCTTTCAGAGTAAATAGTCGAGACGAATTTCTTTCAATTGTCATTGCTTATTTCCCTTGGTTTCAGCTTTAACGATGCGTCCAGAGCTTTATGTTTTAGTAGGACCTAATTTGGATTCTTAGAAAATAATTCTCTTTATTGAATAATAAATTCAGAATATTTTCGGGACTCGCGTGTATTTTAAAGGAttcttttacaaatttaatataatcTGTAACAGCTGGAAAAATGATATTTCATATCCATAGGAACACAATACGTATCAATGGCGCGCTCAGTATTTAATCTTGGGAGAGCCGGATAGAAAtgttttcaatgcaaattcaataaaattcattaggtgattagaagaatttatttaaagaatgaaatccagttttccttccttttctttcaccccctctgggtgcgccactgatacGTAGGGTGGGCTCAGTTCACGGTACAACCGAAAGTGGGGTGATTCTTtatgtacaaataaataaaaagtattgaataaaattttgtcctaacattttgttttcaaggaGATTGATTCTAGAAATTCATCGAGTATAATCGAGACGAAGTGCAGCTTAGTTGTACCATAAATTGTGCTCCCATCCTATATAAAACTATTGCTGGTATTAAAACTCGGCTCTATATTCCTCGTTTTACACTTGACATTATCATCTAAAACTCATTATGTTTTATAGGGAAATCTTCTTGGTTAGAAGAATTTAAACGTTTAACGTATCATATACCGCTTGTAGAAACAGAAGTACTTAAAGCACATTCTCATCAAGTATTACATGTTAGCTTCTCGCACAATGGGAAAATGTTCGCAACATGTTCAAAAGATGCATATATTTTTGTGGGTTACTCtcatttactttttaattattatatgatTTCCTCCGCtatgtataattatatttaaagaCATAAAACCAGTCGTACGAATTTCCCTAGGTCTGGGATAGCCAATATCCTGTCGGCATAAAGTATCTCCGCGACATGAAAACATTTAATTGGAAGTACACGCAATATTCGCAGTTCAATTCCTCCGATACCTTATTACTCGTCTCTGGCGTACATTTTGGAACTCCTCTTAGTACTCTAGGAGAAATAGCAGTATTTAGACTAGCACGTAAGAGTATCAATGAATTACCCAATATTCTATAATTAATGGTACAAAGTAGCTTGCGTATAGTTACTTGATTCTCGCTGTTGCAGCTGGCTTTAATCTCCAATGTAGAGTCTCGAATAAACCCTACGACATATTCGGTACATGGTATAGCGAACATTATCTTCTAAACGGAAACCTGTTTTGGTTGGCTCATCTGGTTACGACTAGCGTCCTTTGGCTTAATAAGGCAAATCAGGAGACATCTAGCGAACATGTACCTATCATGTCGCAACTTTTTAGGTATCACGAATATGGTTTACGAAAAGAATTCTCCAACTGTGGGACCTTTGCGACTTTGGATGTTTCACATATTTTAGGTTTTACAATGGGAACGCGTCGTCGATTCGGACGATCATGGTAGCCAATTGCTTGACACCTGAACAGGCAGAGTCCGAAGAACAACAGAGCGAGCCTTCGTCCTCCGATgagaaagaagaaaaggggAATCCACCGAGTCATAAAGACATTTCATCTACCTCTTCTAACGATGCCATTCAACATCAGGAAGAACCAGTTCTTCTTCGACACGCGTCGTCTAGATTACAGCAAGTATACGCGTAATAGAGCAACGTGCGCACAGATCGACATTAACCGAATTATATGCAACTAGATATAACACGTTGGAAGGTATATTTATGAATTGGGAAAAGCTTGGCGATGACTTTGAATATGCCAATCCTATACAGTACAATCAAGAATACAGACAAGTGGAAATGGAGAAAAAGGTTCAAGGGAGCGAGAAGGATGATGAGAACGAGAGTACTCAATGGGACGAGGATAACGAGCCCGATGGTACAATTAGCTATTACAAAGTTATCGCGATATTTTTATTCCCCGAATCCCATTGTGAAGTTTTATTCGTCAGATTTGCCCTTGGAAGATGATACCGACGAATTGACAAATAGCTGCGACAAGTATCTCATTTTCACAACTGGATCGAAAACTTACACACCGCATCAAGTGGGTTTCAAGAGAATCAAGAATATCAAGTTCCCAACGAGATTGGTCTCGGAGCCGTCGTTGCGTGAAAGATTCGCGGAAAGAGAAAGGGAACGAGGATTACTGAACTTCAATGCTAATTGGATGAATTACGAATCTGTAGCCGATAAATTCGACAAAGTAGATCACGTAATTGACTTACACGGGCATATTATAGGAATGGGACTTTCGCCGGATCATAGGTCAGTTGTTTACATTACGAATATAAAATCACCAGTTTCCTCTTTCACGGTAAACGTTTATCTCCagatatttatatgtaaatacaAGACCATGGCCGCGGGGTTACGTTATTACAAGCCCGTTACAACCTCCCCCGATAGCTCAAGAGATCGACATACACGTAATTGATTTAGTAACACTGAAACAAGTTGGTACCATGCTAAGAGCTCACAAGGCTTACACGCCGAATAACGAATGTTTCTTCATCTTCCTCGATGTGTGCGACGAATACGTAGCAAGGTAATCGATACAATCCGTTACAGTTTTCTCGTTCTTAGAATTCCTATTACCCCGATGGAGGAGAAATCCTGGCCCTCTGTCATCTCCCGATTAATATCAGCAGAAGCATGGCTTTTCATGCTGAAAAGAAAATTCATGAAGTTAGGATCTGTTCGTGATATGTTctctcagagttgggcattattcgagtaATTTTTTATCCATTATTCTTGAGTAACTTCGTTTCATtggcaattcttattcgaaatcattggaataaaaatttatttggataATGCCCAGCTGTGTGTTCTCTCATGTACGATGAAACGTTCAATACTTGggattatatatttatgttTGAATATGAATTTGTTATTAGCGGTGCCGAAGACAAGCACGGGTATCTTTGGGACAGATATTACGGGGTATGTTTAGCCAAGCTCCCCCATTCTGATGTCGTTAATTCCGTTGCCTTCAATCCGCGTGATCCCGAAATGTTGGTAACTACTAGTGACGATTATACCGTTAAAGTCTGGCGTAGTCGAGCCATGGTACAGGCACTGGGATCAAACAAAGACGCTTTCCGTAGAGGTATGGAAGTACGAAATAGACGCAAGTTTCATAGAAGTAGTTGTAACATCGATTGACTAAAAACTATTCAATTTCCGATTTAAAGATGCTTCTAAAGTCTTGGACAGTATATTAAGTTACTGTATCTACACATTGTACTTACATTTGTAACATATTAATACCTCTACGAATTCGTATAAAAGTATAAATTCTATTTTCGATGAATTTAGAATAAAGGACCCGTGACGTTGCAAATCCTGATCtataaatgttttataaaatttcgcACAACTTTCATTCTAAAGGGGGGAGTGTAGTTTGTAATAattcggagagagagagatctaTTCTTTTATGTAACATCGTTTTATTAGAGTTAGAATATCACTTGTTTCAGTAATTCAATAAGCGCATacaaaaactgtttttcgcgattgctttttttttgtatcgATTTGTGTCTTTTCTCGTGCTGCTATCGTAGCCTGTGTGTACTTAAGGTTTATAGCTTGGAAAGATaagttgtatatttttaaacatttacaagGCATAAAagtgagaattttttttaacattttcgtaacGGATTTTAATTGACGATATTTCTTGTCTTTAAGTAATTGTTCCGACTGAtacgttttaattaatttagaatAAACTTTGGTGGTACGCGAGTATTTATTACgtgtgttaaataaaaaaattatcacttTTACGTGTCTTACTGTATTACAATTTTCGCTCGCAGgataaaatttgaaatgtatCCGAAGCTTTGGCACAGTAATTTCAAGCATTCGTTTtctacaaaaaagaaaaaagaatgacAAAGGAACATACTCTaattgatatacatatatatatatatatatatatatatatatatatatatacacatatatatgatGTATCATCagaaatgtacaaataactgtTCTAATTGTAGTTGATGCATTCGAATTGTAGATGTATTCGAAGTAAGGAACTatgctttaaattaaaatcgaacCGGTGTTTTAATACCAATCGTATATATGTAACATAAAGTTACTCGAAATAAAGATATTTTGCTGGTAAGGGAGTACATGTAGGCAACTATTATTGTAgcgaaatgtaaaattaataaacagcACTATTTCATGTTACAAATATTTCAAGCAATATACCTGTCACAGGATAaacaatatataattaaatgttACACAAGATTTGTTGGAATTAACATTAGACATTAGgaatttgtttttcatttagAGTATTTAAATTCGTTGGCAAACTTTTTAGATACCTATAGTAATGCGACTCGCTTTAAATGGCTTTAGTGCTTTGAAAATAGCTAAGACAATATGCATGCTCTATAATATAGAGTCTACATTATAGGAACTATTAGGTATTAGACTTCTATTAAACAACTAAAGAGATGTACGTGTGTTCACATACAGTCATTTCAACCCAACATACTATAAAACCATTATCTATTGTAACAAGAATTGACCTCATAAGTAACAAGAGTCAATATAtttcccttctctttttttcgtttaataataatgatatgCCCTACCAGTATTTCTTTACTTGGAATTATAAGTACCGCAAATCTGATTCGTAGTACTTATTCAAACATATCAATGTCATTAATATAGACATTAATAAGACAATTGCATTCAGAGTTGTAATATTTCCATTGATATTACCAATTCCctgtaaaatgaaatttaatcacgTACTTATCGTTACACTGTACACTTcatataatacaaaaataacgTACCTATTCTCCGTCGCTTTCTTTCAAATAACATTGATACAAGAAACGTACGAgtaacgtgttttttttttgtttcgtttgGAAAAGTTATTTATACCAGCAATGTGCACTTATGTAGATGCTTTTACTAATCATTCTGCGAAAGAATACGCATACATTTACAAATATGTCTCCTACGAGCATGCTGGCTTTACGAAATCAAATTACCAGCGCTAGAAGGTATTTCTTCCTTAGGTGGTTCTGCGTTATGGTGTAGAACCTTTTTATGGGCATCTTTGTGTCCATGGCAATGCTCGCATTCATCCTCACTCTCTTCGGAACTACTTTCACCGAAGCTTCGTGGCTTTTCGTAAATGCAACAACCTATAGCATAGATATGCGTGCCGATATAAACATAGCTGCGGGAGGCATAAATGAATAGGCAGGCCTATCTAGAAATttgcgaaaaatcgattttacgatttttatattttcttgaagtacaacatcttaaaaatattccctgaaactttaaactggttttcctcaaaatcatgtttccAAAGTAGGTGAGacacataactaaaaaattaatgaaccgatttactcgaggctttgcaggcttattttaggattaaaaatctaagcgctatcggcagcttttcctttttttttacctagactttttttacactcgaaacaCGAGCGATtctttgccaaatatcgatgcttcaactttacacagccgctattttgtctcaaaataatttttccaaaattgggcccgatagcgcctagataatttcagaTATTATCCGTaagatacttttattattaaacattagtctattgtactctttccaatagactaatgtttaataataaaagtttatcggtttttctagaaaaaaatcccaaaaagcATGTtgtttgaccgttctaggtaggcctcctccCTTAATGGAAACTTACATTTAGATTTCTTCTTATTCATGTGTTCGTTGTCCACAGTACCTTGAGTCCACTGaacttttttattacattttggtTTTCTGAGGCGTAGTCGAACAGTTGGTGCCACATCCTGAAAGAATAATGAACAGATTAACTATTGTTTCATACGCGTCGATTGATACAGGGTATATTCAGAGACATTTGTACTGAGCTGTACGATTatgtttgaaaatatatttattgctttttaaattgtatacataatatataaaatataaacaagGATCTCTTCTATTGTATAACTTTAGTCTTCTTCAAAATTTGTATCTTATCGTCAGAATAgtttaaaacacttttcaatatttcttcagtGTGCTGCCCTGAAATGGGAGGTGCTAATCTAACTTTATTTGTAGCGTAACTGTAAGTCACAGGAGGACCGATAACTTTAATCTTCTTCCCCGTGGAATGTTCTATTTCTTGTACCATTTCTATGTGCTTCACATGAGGATCGTCGAAAACCTATAAAATTGTCGTGCGTAAAGATCATTTAAGTTACCTACCGCAGCATAAAGATTTACCAATCTGTACCTGTCCTATCGTATTTATTGGGCCATACGGGAAAGAGGAGCCTTCGAATATCTCCGCCCAGCTTTTGTTacctttctttttaaattctcttctaaGTATCTCTAATAACTCATCTCTGTTCTGGACTCTAGATGTATTGCTTTTAAATTTCTCACAGTCGAGCAACTCCATTAATCGCATTCTTTTAACTAGGTCTATAAATTGCGTGTCGCTTCCCGTCCCGACAGTCATATACCCATCTTTCGTGGGGAAGGCTTCGTAAGGTACAATGCTCTCGTGCTCTGAACCCCAGCGCACTGCTTCTTTATTAGCATTTAAGTAACTAGAAccaatatttattaaactgGCGACTTGCGTCGCTAATAGATTACACTGAATCCATTGCCCCCTGTTGGTTTTCATTCTCTGGTACAACGCCGTTATTATAGCTCCATGAGCGTATAAACCTGTGGCCAAGTCAGTTACCGCTACGCCGACCTTACACGGTGGCCCATCCTTCGCGCCTGTTATGTGTAATAACCCTCCGATGGAGGCAGCGATCACGTCGTACCCTGGTCTATTAGCGTAAGGACCTTTGTATCCGTAGCCAGTCAAAGAACAGTATACAAGATGCGGCGCTATCTTGGAAATGTCTTCGTATCCCAATcctaactttttcaatttcccCGGAACATAATTCTCTATCAAAACGTCGGATTTTTTAGCCAGCTCGTAAATGACATCTTTACCTTGTTTCAAATCAATGCATATGCTCTTTTTGTTTCTGTTAACACTGAGAAAATATGTTGATTCCTGTGTCCCTTTAAGAAACGGCGGGCCCCATTTCCGTGCTTCGTCCCCACCACCCGGCCTCTCGATCTTCAAGATCTCCGCGCCAAGGTCGCCGAGAATCATAGTGCAATAAGGTCCAGCCACGATTCTTGTCAGATCCAAGACGCGAATGCCAGACAGCGGCGACCTGCATTCTTCGGTAGTCGCAGAGAAATCCCTCAGATTCCTAATATTACACGCACTTGATAAGAGTCTAGTCTTTATCGCACACTTTGACCAGAAAGCATACATGCCGTTAGTTTGTATACTACCGACGCACAGTAATTACTTCGAATTTTACAAGGAACTTGTAGCACACTCACAGAATCACCAAATGTCAGTTGAATCGCGCAACATCGGTAACTTTATAATGTTTCGGGTGTAACACTCTTCGTACAGGTATCGCGCGCTATCTTTTACAAGCGCGGTGTAAAAAAAGCATCTTTGGCCTTAAAGCTTTATCAGAATAATGACGTAGCCATAATATAAATCGAGCCTACCTGAGATCCAGAGTCTGTGACATCCGTTTCCAAAACGGTTTCCGTTTGGGTCTGAGGTGCCGATTGCTCGGACATCATTGACCTATCCATTCGAAATCTCTTTTCCCCGAAGTAATGCAACGAAGCTACATATAAGAGCTTCACCGTGATTCAATATCGCGGCTACTCCATGCTGTCATCATTCGTGATCTAATGGAAACGACGCCATGCCACTATGCTAACACAATTCTCATCTCCTATAattctatttattattcatCGAAAGGTACCACGACGACTTCGGTGCCGCGAATCTGCCTGCAACCTGCAACAAGCCTTACGCAGCCTAATGAGATCAACGTTGTAATTAATAATGGTTTCAAATGTCCCTACGCCAAACGTGCGGGCCGAAACTGTCCCTACCGCCACGGTGTGGAGACACGCCGATGCCAGGGAACGCGCGGAAACTCCTaatgcagtgtttcccaaccttttttgaaacgcgatccccttttatgaTATTCAAATCACCTGCGAATCTCCCCTCcatacagtggcgcactcaggatggagctgagttgaacggataaaaatattgttaagaaagttttatttaatgcaaattcaataaaattcattaggcgattataaaaatttatttaaaaagtaaaatccatttttcttttcattttacaaagccccttctttggggggtgccaccttgcaacgagaaggttgcatttttaaacaattaaagcatagtaaaaatatttcaaaaatgcatatgaagatttcgatggatttacctaatTCCTTACCGGTGTTACGCTTGAACGTGGCTGGGAAATTGCATGTAATCGATATGTATATAAAGTACGTAGGCGATTTCGTCGACGAGCTCGGGGCTTTTTCTTTGACGCTACATGCATAAaattagaagtgttctagacgggaacctgtgaCTTGGCAGTACCttcaccatgttcatgaaatactgtagaatgttagcgatgaaaaaagCCAACCATAGTAAGCTCGaatacaatcgaatctcgatcggccacaatcgtttgagctgtGTGTTGTTgcagaactattaagaaacgaaaaaagatatttaaagattgatcaaaggttaggctttattataacacgtccgtgcttttacaacgtcggtgatgaattgcgaggcgaagaaacagacttcttcgtacgttcgttcctctttttttttaaaacattgttttcgagcgataaggaaggaggcgaagacaaatttcaaatgtaataaacttcatccttaactctttaaagttcaaACTTCACGCTCCAAGAGCTTGCGCTAAtcgccgctagagcgagaatcgcaactcgcaacagtaCGTATTAATTACTAGTACTTTCGAAAAACTGGAAAGGAAAAACCCTCGAGaagcacaacgcgctctacgtgtttatgagtcctagcaataaactcttcctcgtcctccgtttcgatcacgcttaaaaccttccagatgtgctgctcgcttcgaacccgcatgcctacaataaatctttccgctgcaaaggattttgaattacgCTCTCATACCAAAACTTGATATCTCTATGTCCTATAGCTAACTCCACATAACACACAGATTCAACCAGCGGAGATCGCACACATAAAAGCACGGTaatcgggacatctaccctattagaaaaaaaaaaccgaaaaaccgtggcgacctcccagaaaacacttcgcgacccacaggttgggaatcactgtccTAATGCGTAGTCGTCACTGCCAGTCAGAGTTCAGAGTTGAAGTTGACATAAAGCTGTTTACCTGAGCGCTATTTTCGGTACGTCTGCAAATGAAAAAATCACGTTTCCTAATTTGTGTGTTGAAAAAGTACTCGGTTTCTCGCAAGTGCGTACATGTATGTCACGATTGCGTACCTGCGCTCGTCATTCTAAGCGCAACATTGTAAATATCAGTGCACGGTTGCTGAAGCTCATACATGCTTCCGAAGTACGTACAGAGACAACTTAGTCACGATAAGTACATGATCAGGTTGAATTAGAGTGTTAATATTTATTAGGAGATACGAGGATATGTTTGCCTGATGTGTCCGAACTATTTTTAGGAACAGGTATTATGTCGTTTATAACTATCGCCCGTAACGATGAACGATTTGCTATACTGCCGTGCGTTGACTGCAGTGCGAATGGTCCGCTGTGTTTGTGGGGCTtcctataaatatttaaaatccgaTGCCGCGATATGCACGGGAGCACGCTTTGAGATTGATAGCGGCAACTGAGGCGTCTCTGTGTTAATTTAATATCATTTCGGATTCCACTGACATGGAGGTGAGAATTATTCCTTTACGCTCTCGGTTATGCACAGGTTATGGGATCCTATTTAAAATTCATCGAGCGCCGCGAAATGTACGCGCATTAGGAGCTTAGTAATATTGTTTTGTTTTATTTGTAGCCAGTTACTAAAGTTCCTTTACCATTAGAACCCATAAAGTCGAATCAGGTGGAGGACAGAAGATTGTGGGTGGGCAATTTAGATTTAAGAATTAATGAGTAAGTATTTACTTAAATTGTTCGTTAGGGGGAGAGGTCGTGGTCAAAATAGCAACTTTTTGAATGGGATCGATTGACAAAAATTTGAGGGATGTTATAAAGTACTACCGACACGTTCGTACGACTTAAGGCAATTTTGGTTGGTGTGTACCTTAGTTGGAACTTTTTAGTTTATAAATC
Protein-coding sequences here:
- the Fbw5 gene encoding F-box and WD repeat domain containing 5 encodes the protein MEMIDSLTENQENSDEDAATSEDRSDCLSETFEGNANWCYMSDSILLNIFKYLTPKELTIAGEVCRSWHRVSRDEFLWKDLFYQIYKIDPDIGIKPGKSSWLEEFKRLTYHIPLVETEVLKAHSHQVLHVSFSHNGKMFATCSKDAYIFVWDSQYPVGIKYLRDMKTFNWKYTQYSQFNSSDTLLLVSGVHFGTPLSTLGEIAVFRLAPGFNLQCRVSNKPYDIFGTWYSEHYLLNGNLFWLAHLVTTSVLWLNKANQETSSEHVPIMSQLFRFYNGNASSIRTIMVANCLTPEQAESEEQQSEPSSSDEKEEKGNPPSHKDISSTSSNDAIQHQEEPVLLRHASSRLQYNTLEGIFMNWEKLGDDFEYANPIQYNQEYRQVEMEKKVQGSEKDDENESTQWDEDNEPDDLPLEDDTDELTNSCDKYLIFTTGSKTYTPHQVGFKRIKNIKFPTRLVSEPSLRERFAERERERGLLNFNANWMNYESVADKFDKVDHVIDLHGHIIGMGLSPDHRYLYVNTRPWPRGYVITSPLQPPPIAQEIDIHVIDLVTLKQVGTMLRAHKAYTPNNECFFIFLDVCDEYVASGAEDKHGYLWDRYYGVCLAKLPHSDVVNSVAFNPRDPEMLVTTSDDYTVKVWRSRAMVQALGSNKDAFRRGMEVRNRRKFHRSSCNID
- the LOC143376724 gene encoding E3 ubiquitin-protein ligase PPP1R11-like isoform X1, producing the protein MDRSMMSEQSAPQTQTETVLETDVTDSGSQDVAPTVRLRLRKPKCNKKVQWTQGTVDNEHMNKKKSKCCCIYEKPRSFGESSSEESEDECEHCHGHKDAHKKVLHHNAEPPKEEIPSSAE
- the LOC143376721 gene encoding uncharacterized protein LOC143376721 — encoded protein: MSKAMSEPIDFIDLTVESAEKYLNRNRNRNGNAENISNNIARTKPKKRTSSKQQQTTQLSDSIIEIAVESARRDAKSSEVIDIDNNSARNSGTCCINESTAGNLHVLTCPICYEELSSKLKPMSTRCGHIFCSHCLEQIMRTSRKCPTCQRAIKHRACTRLYF
- the LOC143376719 gene encoding uncharacterized protein LOC143376719 isoform X1, whose protein sequence is MFKKKENSMTYFLGGTAVGMAGNRNFKHSQWIYFLAPDTLIAQFMFIAGLLVGKLISKSTTNIQSFEPGIPTRESGTVHKYSQDDNIHNPYFHKNIHCHTRSRSASRYETNSRSEQPVSATSLTKLNDFNGNINYYVPEEKCANVQKISCNNNQLLNMSMENNAGYNLSDEVFPDRKEEEEYNNSRISNTRNAGRKPSCVTQSNSPGSTNTEHKDPSKIINIESVNSSNVKDAKSCSSIEMPETSNDLSSDSHVDDSSVCSNIQNTNNSTTLSKILQSASYRVMCNSISQSNYEEEEWISRSSSSEEFYDADLISSTRENNLGVM
- the LOC143376719 gene encoding uncharacterized protein LOC143376719 isoform X2, producing MFKKKENSMTYFLGGTAVGMAAGLLVGKLISKSTTNIQSFEPGIPTRESGTVHKYSQDDNIHNPYFHKNIHCHTRSRSASRYETNSRSEQPVSATSLTKLNDFNGNINYYVPEEKCANVQKISCNNNQLLNMSMENNAGYNLSDEVFPDRKEEEEYNNSRISNTRNAGRKPSCVTQSNSPGSTNTEHKDPSKIINIESVNSSNVKDAKSCSSIEMPETSNDLSSDSHVDDSSVCSNIQNTNNSTTLSKILQSASYRVMCNSISQSNYEEEEWISRSSSSEEFYDADLISSTRENNLGVM
- the LOC143376724 gene encoding E3 ubiquitin-protein ligase PPP1R11-like isoform X2, which produces MDRSMMSEQSAPQTQTETVLETDVTDSGSQDVAPTVRLRLRKPKCNKKVQWTQGTVDNEHMNKKKSKCCCIYEKPRSFGESSSEESEDECEHCHGHKDAHKKVLHHNAEPPKEEIPSSAA